The Acinonyx jubatus isolate Ajub_Pintada_27869175 chromosome D1, VMU_Ajub_asm_v1.0, whole genome shotgun sequence genome includes a window with the following:
- the DDI1 gene encoding protein DDI1 homolog 1, translating into MLVTVYCVRRDLSEATFSLQVSPDFELHDFRVLCELESGVPANEIQIIHMEQVLADDHSSLGSYGLRDGDVVVLLQKESAGSRTPGRTASLPHVELAGPAEPGTSGGRQQHPPQHLQRRVQPRGLSSGEKRVSAQSLDSPVLIRSMLLSSPHDLSLLKERNPRLAEALLGGNLETFSRVLREQQRERALLEQERLRLYSADPFDLEAQARIEEEIRQQNIEENMNIAMEEAPESFGQVAMLYINCKVNGHPLKAFVDSGAQMTIMSRACAERCNIIRLVDRRWAGIAKGVGTQRIMGRVHLAQIQIEGDFLQCSFSILEDQPMDMLLGLDMLRRHQCSIDLKKNVLVIGTTGTQTSFLPEGELPLCAKLVSGAGQEESSDKEAVDTIKRSVKDLGRKKH; encoded by the coding sequence ATGCTGGTCACCGTGTACTGTGTGCGGAGGGACCTGTCAGAGGCGACCTTCTCCCTCCAGGTCAGCCCTGACTTCGAGCTGCACGACTTCCGCGTCCTGTGCGAGCTGGAGTCGGGGGTCCCCGCCAACGAGATCCAGATCATCCACATGGAGCAGGTCCTGGCCGACGACCACAGCTCGCTGGGCTCCTACGGCCTCCGCGATGGTGACGTGGTGGTGCTGCTGCAGAAGGAGAGCGCGGGATCCCGGACGCCCGGCCGCACGGCCAGCCTGCCCCATGTGGAGCTGGCCGGGCCGGCAGAGCCGGGCACATCGGGCGGCCGCCAGCAGCACCCCCCGCAGCACCTGCAGCGCCGGGTGCAGCCCCGCGGCCTCAGCTCCGGGGAGAAGAGggtgtccgcacagagcctggacAGCCCTGTGCTGATTCGGAGCATGCTGCTGTCCAGCCCCCACGACCTGTCGCTGCTGAAGGAGCGCAACCCCCGCCTGGCCGAGGCCCTGCTCGGTGGGAACCTCGAGACGTTTTCGCGCGTCctgagggagcagcagagggagagggcccTGCTGGAGCAGGAGAGGCTTCGTCTCTACTCCGCGGACCCGTTCGACTTGGAAGCTCAGGCCAGAATCGAAGAAGAGATCCGGCAGCAGAACATCGAGGAGAACATGAACATAGCGATGGAGGAGGCCCCAGAGAGTTTCGGGCAAGTGGCCATGCTCTACATCAACTGCAAAGTCAACGGGCACCCTCTGAAGGCCTTTGTGGACTCGGGGGCCCAGATGACCATCATGAGCCGGGCTTGTGCCGAGAGGTGCAATATCATCCGGCTGGTGGACCGGCGCTGGGCTGGCATCGCCAAGGGGGTGGGCACACAGAGGATCATGGGCCGGGTCCATCTGGCTCAGATTCAGATCGAAGGGGATTTCCTTCAGTGCTCGTTCTCTATCCTCGAGGACCAGCCCATGGACATGCTTCTCGGGCTGGACATGCTCAGGAGACATCAGTGTTCCATCGACTTGAAGAAAAACGTGCTGGTGATCGGCACCACGGGCACgcagacttccttccttcccgaGGGGGAGTTACCCCTGTGTGCCAAGCTGGTGAGCGGTGCTGGGCAAGAAGAGTCTTCAGACAAGGAAGCAGTGGACACTATTAAGCGTTCGGTCAAGGATTTAGGACGGAAAAAGCACTGA